Proteins from a genomic interval of Phenylobacterium sp. LH3H17:
- a CDS encoding recombinase family protein, with translation MAEGRFVAYYRVSTEKQGRSGLGLDAQREAVATYLNGGHWQLLAEFTETETGKGSNALAKRPQLRAALEHAKKHKATLVIAKLDRLARNVAFIAQLMEAGVDFIAVDNPTANRLTLHILAAVAEHEREMISERTKAALAAAKARGQVLGRNGANLALRNKAVAAERLQPIAADLNALRDEGLSVRGIAAALNERGIPSPGGAGWHAANTHRALKRLRR, from the coding sequence GTGGCAGAGGGTCGGTTCGTCGCCTACTACCGGGTGAGCACGGAAAAGCAGGGCCGCTCGGGGCTCGGTCTCGACGCGCAGCGCGAGGCAGTGGCCACCTACCTCAATGGCGGGCATTGGCAGCTGCTAGCCGAGTTCACGGAGACCGAAACCGGCAAGGGCTCGAACGCTCTAGCGAAGCGGCCTCAACTGCGAGCAGCGCTGGAGCACGCCAAAAAGCACAAGGCGACGCTTGTCATCGCCAAGCTCGACCGGCTTGCCCGGAACGTGGCCTTTATTGCTCAGCTTATGGAGGCGGGGGTGGACTTCATCGCCGTGGACAACCCGACGGCCAATCGCCTGACACTGCACATCCTTGCGGCGGTCGCCGAGCACGAACGCGAAATGATCTCAGAGCGGACCAAGGCAGCGCTTGCAGCAGCGAAGGCCAGGGGACAGGTGCTTGGCCGCAACGGTGCGAACCTAGCGCTGCGCAACAAGGCAGTCGCGGCGGAACGCCTCCAGCCCATCGCGGCTGACCTTAATGCCCTTAGGGACGAGGGCTTGAGCGTGCGCGGCATAGCCGCCGCCTTGAACGAGCGGGGAATCCCATCGCCCGGCGGCGCCGGCTGGCATGCCGCCAACACCCACCGCGCCCTTAAAAGGCTGCGTCGGTAG